Proteins encoded in a region of the Zea mays cultivar B73 chromosome 2, Zm-B73-REFERENCE-NAM-5.0, whole genome shotgun sequence genome:
- the LOC103645975 gene encoding putative peptidyl-tRNA hydrolase PTRHD1, which yields MLTLLPLRLPFSLPVAATLPNAALLLPASTRVSLRQITQGASMNAAAASSAPDAAAAATGEEGAKEAVDVLVQYVVLRRDLADAWPLGSVVAQGCHAAVAAVWAHRDHPDTAAYCAPDNLDRMHKVTLEVKGETQLNNLAEKLAAAGVRHKLWIEQPENIPTCIATAPCPKSQVSSFFKKLKLCK from the exons ATGCTGACACTCCTGCCCCTTCGCTTGCCATTCTCGCTACCTGTAGCCGCCACACTCCCGAACGCCGCCTTGCTCCTCCCGGCAAGCACCAGGGTCTCCCTCCGCCAGATCACGCAGGGAGCCAGCATGAACGCTGCCGCCGCCTCCTCCGCTCCGGACGCTGCTGCGGCCGCCACTGGCGAGGAGGGCGCGAAGGAGGCCGTGGACGTGCTGGTCCAGTACGTGGTCCTGCGGCGCGATCTGGCGGACGCGTGGCCGCTGGGGAGCGTCGTGGCGCAGGGCTGCCACGCCGCCGTGGCCGCCGTGTGGGCGCACCGGGACCACCCGGACACCGCCGCCTACTGCGCGCCCGACAACCTCGACCGAATGCACAAG GTAACACTGGAGGTGAAAGGAGAGACACAGCTGAATAACCTGGCTGAGAAGCTGGCAGCAGCTGGTGTCCGGCACAAGCTGTGGATAGAGCAGCCTGAGAACATCCCAACATGCATAGCTACAGCACCCTGCCCAAAGTCGCAGGTTTCTTCTTTCTTCAAGAAGCTCAAGCTTTGCAAATGA
- the LOC103648413 gene encoding psbP domain-containing protein 3, chloroplastic — translation MVVAGGDADVAGGASSLGRRREIADWWERVADATVAGGALPAAVVAGVGEELADGAGFGGGGQFIGVLLAVAVAEQVEEGLLGRRDALLLGIVFFAATPALLTPASALADEATAENIEGTDSEDDYHLLYARVSTGWLVGAGEASSIKSVTAFYPEQAAADSSVSVAITGSGPDFTSLKSLGDVDAFAEGLVNGLGRSWQRSPGLAAKLIHSKAANSLYYLEYTLQNPGERRRHIVSAIGMAFNGWYNCLHCDDPG, via the exons ATGGTCGTCGCTGGTGGGGATGCCGATGTTGCCGGGGGGGCTTCCAGCCTCGGTCGTCGCCGTGAGATCGCCGATTGGTGGGAGCGGGTCGCCGATGCGACCGTCGCCGGGGGAGCCCTTCCTGCTGCGGTCGTCGCCGGTGTGGGAGAAGAGTTGGCAGATGGGGCCGGCTTCGGCGGAGGCGGGCAGTTCATCGGCGTCCTTCTAGCCGTCGCTGTTGCGGAGCA GGTAGAGGAGGGGCTGCTGGGTCGGAGGGACGCCTTATTGCTCGGCATCGTCTTCTTCGCCGCGACGCCGGCGCTGCTCACCCCTGCCAGCGCTCTGGCGGACGAGGCCACCGCCG aaaacattgaagggactgactccgaagatgactatcacctt CTCTATGCGCGTGTGTCTACAGGCTGGCTGGTCGGCGCCGGCGAGGCCAGCAGCATCAAGTCCGTCACGGCGTTCTACCCCGAGCAGGCTGCCGCCGACTCCAGCG TCAGCGTCGCCATCACCGGGAGCGGGCCGGACTTCACCAGCCTCAAGTCCTTGGGCGACGTCGATGCCTTCGCCGAGGGCCTG GTGAACGGCCTGGGCAGGAGCTGGCAGAGGTCGCCGGGGCTCGCCGCCAAGCTCATCCACTCCAAGGCGGCAAACA GCCTGTACTACCTGGAATACACGCTGCAGAACCCCGGCGAGCGGCGGCGGCACATCGTCTCGGCCATCGGGATGGCCTTCAACGGCTGGTACAACTGCCTCCACTGCGACGACCCAG GTTAG
- the LOC100273049 gene encoding WRKY transcription factor WRKY51, giving the protein MAVDLMGCYAPRRANDQLAIQEAAAAGLRNLELLVTSLSTQAAAPHRAADQPFGEIAGQAVSKFRKVISILDRTGHARFRRGPVEPPPPTPPPPPVVPGPAPLAAVSVAQPPQSLTLDFTKPNLAVSAATSVTSTSFFSSVTAGEGSVSKGRSLMSSGKPPLSGHKRKPCAGAHSEATTNGSRCHCSKRRKNRVKRTIRVPAISSKVADIPSDEYSWRKYGQKPIKGSPYPRGYYKCSTVRGCPARKHVERATDDPAMLVVTYEGEHRHTPGAVQGPSPLATASPVPVAVSAGNGLVV; this is encoded by the exons ATGGCCGTGGACCTGATGGGCTGctacgccccgcgccgcgccaacgACCAGCTCGCCATccaggaggcggcggcggccgggcTCCGCAACCTGGAGCTGCTGGTGACGTCCCTGTCCACGCAGGCCGCCGCGCCGCACAGAGCCGCTGATCAGCCGTTCGGCGAGATCGCCGGCCAGGCCGTCTCCAAGTTCCGCAAGGTCATCTCCATCCTCGACCGCACGGGGCACGCCCGCTTCCGCCGCGGGCCCGtcgagccgccgccgccgacgccgccgccgcctcctgtCGTCCCCGGTCCTGCCCCCCTGGCGGCCGTCAGCGTGGCGCAGCCGCCGCAGAGCCTGACGCTGGACTTCACGAAGCCGAACCTGGCCGTGTCGGCCGCCACGTCCGTCACCTCCACGTCCTTCTTCTCGTCGGTCACGGccggcgagggcagcgtctccaaggGCCGGAGCCTCATGTCCTCCGGGAAGCCGCCGCTGTCCGGCCACAAGCGGAAGCCCTGCGCCGGCGCCCACTCCGAGGCCACCACCAACGGCAGCCGTTGCCACTGCTCCAAGAGAAG GAAGAACCGCGTGAAGAGGACCATCAGAGTGCCGGCGATCAGCTCGAAGGTCGCCGACATCCCTTCGGACGAGTACTCGTGGAGGAAGTACGGCCAGAAGCCCATCAAGGGCTCCCCTTACCCACG GGGCTACTACAAGTGCAGCACTGTGCGGGGATGCCCGGCGAGGAAGCACGTGGAGCGGGCCACCGACGACCCGGCCATGCTGGTGGTGACGTACGAGGGCGAGCACCGCCACACGCCGGGCGCGGTCCAGGGGCCGAGCCCCCTGGCGACCGCGTCGCCGGTGCCCGTCGCCGTCTCCGCCGGCAACGGGCTCGTTGTCTAG
- the LOC100193076 gene encoding uncharacterized protein LOC100193076, translated as MGEASGATDGSAERLGVGTGGGGGGNEKKWLRKLTSATVNTAVLRDLISRTPMLWYLGERTGTILRPCARREPVEALHAVRAVAIGPFHRADRGLPFPDDAKLPFMRYLQDQCGLDVDGYVEALCLERDRLRCEFADDGSDGPAVEILDDEAKLLEMLLLDSCFILVVSLMLSKAGTGDDADSVTRAASISKDYFILNMAVAQHADDIKLDMLVLENQVPFRAIKLLAASCPGLKLRNSVEELVLGCFDDICPKRARRAAYSAAAGEFHHVLHLFHWSRVPKDKYFVLSTPRKLLKIKKESERLFPCSMELRRSAVWFREASSSCGDLDMWFWRHPASPVAVMTVPCFHVHEYSAAVLHNLLAFEKHFYWAHGACVTAHVARMEGLIRCPQDAAMLRKRGVLASTRRTDTELVALFRELGEETVGARLPDDYGEMLDAVAGHRGRLVSGWCGGFVLHFFPSPWVAVSLAVAAALIFVPSMLQTVYTMFGYFKSN; from the coding sequence ATGGGCGAGGCCAGTGGCGCGACGGACGGCAGCGCGGAGCGGCTAGGGGTAGGCAcgggcggcggtggtggcggaaACGAGAAGAAGTGGCTGCGCAAGCTCACGTCGGCTACAGTGAACACGGCGGTGCTCCGAGACCTCATCTCGCGGACGCCCATGCTGTGGTACCTCGGCGAGAGGACGGGGACAATCCTCCGCCCGTGCGCCCGGCGCGAGCCCGTGGAGGCGCTGCACGCGGTGCGCGCCGTGGCCATCGGCCCGTTCCACCGCGCTGACCGCGGCCTCCCCTTCCCCGACGACGCCAAGCTCCCGTTCATGCGGTACCTGCAGGACCAGTGCGGCCTCGACGTGGACGGGTACGTCGAGGCGCTCTGCCTGGAGCGCGACCGCCTCCGCTGTGAGTTCGCCGACGACGGCTCGGACGGGCCCGCCGTGGAGATTCTAGACGACGAGGCGAAGCTGCTGGAGATGCTGCTGCTGGACAGCTGCTTCATCCTGGTGGTGAGCTTGATGCTCAGCAAGGCCGGCACAGGCGACGACGCCGACAGCGTGACGCGGGCGGCGTCCATCAGCAAGGACTACTTCATACTGAACATGGCCGTGGCGCAGCACGCCGACGACATCAAGCTCGACATGCTCGTGCTCGAGAACCAGGTCCCGTTCAGAGCCATCAAGCTTCTCGCCGCTTCGTGCCCTGGGCTCAAGCTCCGGAACTCCGTCGAGGAGCTCGTGCTCGGATGTTTCGACGACATCTGCCCCAAGCGCGCGCGTCGCGCCGCCTACAGCGCTGCCGCCGGCGAGTTCCACCACGTCCTGCACCTCTTCCACTGGTCCCGCGTGCCCAAGGACAAGTACTTCGTCCTCTCGACGCCACGGAAGCTCCTCAAGATCAAGAAGGAGTCGGAGCGGCTGTTCCCCTGCTCCATGGAGCTTCGGAGGTCAGCGGTGTGGTTCCGCGAGGCGTCGTCGAGCTGCGGCGACCTGGACATGTGGTTCTGGCGACACCCGGCGAGCCCGGTGGCCGTGATGACCGTCCCGTGCTTCCACGTCCACGAGTACAGCGCGGCTGTGCTCCACAACCTCCTGGCCTTCGAGAAACACTTCTACTGGGCGCACGGCGCATGCGTGACGGCGCACGTAGCGCGGATGGAGGGCCTGATTCGTTGCCCACAGGACGCGGCCATGCTCCGCAAGCGAGGGGTCCTTGCCAGCACGCGGCGCACGGACACCGAGCTGGTGGCCTTGTTCCGGGAGCTAGGTGAGGAGACCGTCGGGGCGCGGCTTCCTGACGACTACGGCGAGATGCTTGACGCCGTAGCGGGCCACCGGGGCCGGCTTGTCAGCGGGTGGTGCGGAGGGTTCGTGCTGCACTTCTTCCCGTCGCCATGGGTGGCCGTCTCTCTCGCCGTCGCTGCCGCGCTCATCTTCGTGCCGTCGATGCTGCAGACCGTCTACACCATGTTCGGCTACTTCAAGAGCAACTGA